One Brassica napus cultivar Da-Ae chromosome C4, Da-Ae, whole genome shotgun sequence genomic region harbors:
- the LOC106429405 gene encoding protein PLASTID MOVEMENT IMPAIRED 15-like, with translation MANSNVGTKTATVKAETSMYRQHAVTDSFHQFGLPIVKSSSLVEDLHKSRRILDGYIESKRDSESARERAEVELSNALELVKELILLIDRSNSSKEFHKKYTGALKIDIKVEENGDYAEVMRDLETAKEEVSRLKLDVDSVLGEKVALEKEVVKTGFNMEEKLRLLESLKKEIEVANEEHFLVELGKIDASMECKEIERLREKEEVLDFLVEKNKKIKKMLEEADRSKGIELELFETTSDVEMLQTQLNLFKKMERRVHTTGKSMSRSSRFFERGKCTLTVLKEATEETEAKKEALASLNTELFKLMMVMDELRKQINQAKEETGQFNKILRKNDVKIQKLNAKMIMAKSKLEIALSAKERVTSLADSLAGSLEKLKKNKEAAKQEECLLIAQKTVTEMETQKTKLEIDEKERELNSNLDELEKAKQAEALVLEKLESHIEDKMERRETESKNCSTITISRFEYEYLSRHASLAEETAEKKVAAAEAWVEALRASTKAVLMKTGTLMRESGMMRVEEERQVFRTERSFSTKRLAEDETHMFKGIPEAEAESYLSPKLVRKSTPVQRGKARRCSSAGTPTFFVIKKKKVPKLVKIFSRKR, from the exons ATGGCGAATTCCAACGTAGGGACGAAAACCGCAACAGTGAAAGCAGAGACAAGCATGTACAGACAACACGCTGTTACAGACAGCTTTCATCAGTTCGGTTTACCAATCGTTAAG TCATCTTCACTTGTGGAGGATCTGCACAAGTCAAGAAGGATACTTGATGGTTACATTGAGAGTAAAAGAGATTCAGAGTCTGCAAGAGAAAGAGCTGAAGTGGAACTTTCCAATGCATTGGAGTTGGTAAAGGAGCTCATATTGCTGATAGACAGGTCGAACAGTAGTAAAGAGTTCCATAAAAAGTACACGGGAGCTTTAAAGATAGATATAAAGGTTGAGGAAAATGGTGATTACGCTGAAGTTATGAGAGATTTGGAGACTGCCAAGGAAGAAGTGAGTAGGCTAAAGCTTGATGTAGATTCTGTTTTGGGAGAGAAGGTTGCACTAGAGAAGGAAGTTGTGAAAACAGGGTTTAATATGGAAGAGAAGTTGAGATTGTTGGAGAGTCTTAAGAAGGAGATAGAGGTTGCTAATGAGGAACATTTTTTAGTCGAGTTAGGAAAGATCGATGCATCGATGGAATGTAAAGAGATAGAAAGGCtgagagaaaaagaagaggTTTTGGATTTCCTGGtggaaaagaataagaaaatcaagaaaatgtTGGAAGAAGCAGATAGATCAAAGGGTATTGAGCTTGAGTTGTTTGAGACGACTTCGGATGTTGAAATGTTACAGACACAGCTAAatcttttcaagaaaatggaGAGGAGAGTTCACACGACAGGTAAGAGCATGTCGAGATCAAGCCGTTTTTTTGAAAGAGGAAAATGTACTTTAACGGTTTTGAAAGAAGCAACAGAAGAGACTGAAGCGAAAAAGGAGGCACTTGCTTCTCTTAACACAGAACTCTTCAAGCTCATGATGGTTATGGATGAGTTGAGAAAGCAAATCAACCAAGCCAAAGAAGAAACAGGTCAGTTCAACAAAATATTACGGAAAAATGATGTTAAGATTCAGAAACTCAATGCAAAGATGATTATGGCAAAATCGAAACTGGAAATAGCATTGTCGGCCAAAGAAAGAGTTACCTCTCTTGCCGACAGTCTAGCTGGTTCACTTGAAaagttaaagaaaaacaaagaagctGCAAAGCAAGAAGAGTGTCTTCTGATAGCACAGAAGACGGTTACAGAGATGGAAACACAAAAGACCAAACTCGAAATAGACGAAAAGGAAAGAGAACTGAATTCAAATCTGGATGAGCTTGAGAAAGCAAAACAGGCTGAGGCTTTAGTACTTGAGAAGCTCGAGTCCCACATAGAAGACAAAATGGAGAGGCGCGAAACAGAGTCCAAGAATTGTTCGACCATCACTATCTCGAGGTTTGAGTATGAGTATTTGAGTAGACATGCTTCTCTAGcagaagaaactgcagagaagAAAGTTGCAGCAGCTGAGGCGTGGGTTGAAGCACTCAGGGCTAGCACTAAAGCGGTTTTGATGAAGACGGGAACTTTGATGAGAGAGAGTGGAATGATGAGAGTGGAAGAAGAGAGACAAGTGTTTAGGACGGAAAGGTCGTTTTCTACAAAGAGACTGGCCGAGGACGAGACACATATGTTTAAGGGGATCCCGGAAGCGGAAGCTGAAAGCTATCTTTCTCCTAAACTGGTTAGAAAATCAACACCGGTGCAACGAGGGAAGGCAAGAAGATGCTCATCTGCAGGGACTCCAACTTTCTTtgtaatcaagaagaagaaagttccGAAACTAGTCAAGATTTTTAGTCGGAAAAGGTAA
- the LOC106429441 gene encoding uncharacterized acetyltransferase At3g50280, which yields MVEVTVISSSTVRPKNIHKSGRTKIHLTPHDLDLLYLVYPQRGLLFPKPDPNSHVIPRLKAALSTALDIYFPFAGRLVKVNNPEDNTVSFYINCNGSGAKFIHAKAESVSVNDLLESHGSVPCFIDLFFPANDVESHDALISEPLLAVQVTEMKDGVFISYGYNHMVADGSSFWSFFHSWSRICQTGSGSNFQPLVLKDWFLDKIDYPIHIPVSEMETPPNCETSTKERVFHFTRKKITYLKAKANEEIGSVDSKISSLQAVVAYLWLSIMRHSGLNREELTQCKIAADMRRRLDPPLKKECFGNVTALAVATTNVGDLLDHGVGWTALQISKTVRSQTNISYKTFAENWVKNVKIPKIGVGSRLADRSLIVAGSPWFEVYDHDFGWGKPIAARAGPGNGIGGLLVMFRGVEEGSIDVHATLTSSLWSDVLMNLFSE from the coding sequence ATGGTAGAAGTGACCGTGATATCTTCGAGCACAGTTCGGCCCAAAAACATACACAAATCTGGTCGAACAAAGATCCATCTAACTCCTCATGATCTTGATCTTCTTTATCTTGTTTATCCTCAGAGAGGTCTTCTCTTCCCTAAACCAGACCCAAACAGCCATGTCATCCCTCGATTAAAGGCCGCTCTTTCCACTGCCTTAGATATCTATTTTCCGTTTGCCGGTCGTCTAGTCAAGGTGAACAATCCTGAAGACAATACAGTGTCGTTTTACATCAACTGCAACGGTTCTGGCGCCAAATTCATTCATGCCAAAGCTGAATCCGTCTCCGTGAACGACCTCCTTGAGTCTCACGGTTCTGTTCCTTGTTTCATAGATCTTTTTTTCCCAGCGAACGATGTTGAGAGTCATGACGCCCTAATCTCAGAGCCCTTGCTTGCGGTGCAAGTCACCGAGATGAAAGATGGAGTTTTCATCAGTTATGGTTATAATCACATGGTGGCCGATGGCTCTTCCTTCTGGAGTTTCTTCCATTCTTGGTCCAGGATTTGCcagaccggttcgggttctaatTTTCAGCCTCTTGTTCTCAAAGATTGGTTCCTCGACAAGATTGATTACCCTATACATATCCCAGTTTCAGAGATGGAGACACCACCAAATTGTGAAACTTCAACTAAGGAGAGAGTTTTTCACTTCACAAGGAAGAAGATTACGTATCTCAAAGCcaaagccaacgaggaaattgGCTCCGTTGATTCGAAAATCTCTTCTCTTCAAGCTGTTGTAGCATATCTATGGCTATCAATCATGAGACACAGCGGTCTAAACAGAGAAGAATTGACGCAATGCAAAATAGCCGCGGATATGAGGCGGAGGCTCGACCCTCCTCTCAAGAAAGAGTGTTTTGGGAATGTGACAGCTCTCGCGGTTGCGACAACCAACGTGGGAGATCTGTTGGATCATGGGGTAGGATGGACTGCTTTGCAAATAAGTAAAACGGTGAGGTCACAGACGAATATAAGTTACAAAACCTTTGCGGAGAATTGGGTTAAAAATGTGAAGATCCCAAAAATAGGAGTTGGAAGTAGGCTGGCTGATCGTTCTTTGATCGTAGCGGGCTCTCCATGGTTTGaagtgtatgatcatgatttcGGTTGGGGAAAACCGATTGCAGCTCGAGCTGGCCCGGGTAATGGTATTGGTGGTTTGCTCGTAATGTTTCGTGGAGTTGAAGAAGGGAGTATTGATGTCCATGCGACCTTGACGTCATCTTTATGGTCTGATGTACTAATGAACCTATTTTCTGAATAA